In Paenibacillus guangzhouensis, a single window of DNA contains:
- a CDS encoding argininosuccinate synthase — protein MAKEKIVLAYSGGLDTSVILKWLKETYDAEIIAFTADIGQKDELDGLEAKALATGASKVYIDDLTEEFAKDFIFPMFQSGALYEGQYLLGTSIARPLIAKRMVEIARAEGATAIAHGATGKGNDQVRFELAAAALAPEIKVIAPWRSEEFRNQFPGRAEMIAYAEKHGIPVQASAAKPYSTDRNLLHISFESGMLEDPWFDPSAEENKDMYVLSVSPEDAPDQAEYIELEFEQGDCVAINGEKLSPLQVMEQLNEIGGKHGIGRVDMVENRFVGMKSRGVYETPGGTILFTAHRKMESLTMDRDVMHLRDSLISKYATLVYNGFWFAPERLALQALVTESQRNVSGTVRLKLYKGNVIGAGVKSPVSLYNPDIATMEADPTQAYDQADATGFIRLNALRLKVGSGVEQSAKR, from the coding sequence ATGGCAAAAGAAAAAATCGTACTAGCCTATTCAGGCGGTCTTGATACATCAGTTATTCTGAAATGGTTAAAAGAAACATATGACGCGGAGATCATCGCATTTACGGCCGATATCGGTCAGAAGGATGAGCTCGATGGCTTGGAAGCGAAAGCCTTAGCGACAGGCGCTTCCAAAGTATACATTGATGATCTTACAGAAGAATTCGCAAAAGATTTCATCTTCCCGATGTTCCAATCGGGCGCGTTATATGAAGGGCAATATTTACTCGGCACGAGTATCGCTCGTCCGTTAATTGCGAAGCGTATGGTGGAGATTGCGCGCGCAGAGGGCGCGACGGCGATTGCACACGGTGCAACGGGTAAAGGAAATGACCAGGTGCGCTTCGAGCTTGCGGCAGCAGCGCTTGCGCCGGAGATCAAAGTGATCGCGCCTTGGCGTTCCGAAGAATTCCGCAACCAGTTCCCTGGTCGCGCGGAGATGATCGCATACGCAGAGAAGCATGGCATTCCAGTTCAAGCATCGGCAGCGAAGCCATACTCGACGGACCGTAACTTGCTGCATATCAGCTTCGAGAGCGGCATGCTGGAGGATCCTTGGTTCGATCCAAGCGCAGAAGAGAACAAAGATATGTACGTGCTTAGCGTGTCTCCTGAGGATGCGCCGGACCAAGCGGAGTACATTGAGCTGGAGTTCGAGCAAGGTGATTGCGTTGCAATCAATGGCGAGAAACTAAGCCCATTGCAAGTGATGGAGCAATTGAACGAAATCGGCGGCAAACACGGCATTGGACGTGTAGATATGGTCGAGAACCGTTTCGTCGGCATGAAGAGCCGCGGCGTCTATGAGACACCAGGCGGTACGATCTTGTTCACAGCACATCGCAAGATGGAATCCTTAACGATGGACCGTGATGTGATGCATTTGAGAGATTCCTTGATCTCCAAATATGCAACACTCGTATATAATGGCTTCTGGTTCGCGCCAGAGCGTCTAGCATTGCAAGCATTAGTTACTGAGAGTCAACGCAACGTATCGGGTACTGTTCGTCTGAAACTGTACAAAGGTAACGTGATTGGTGCCGGCGTGAAGAGCCCTGTGAGCTTGTACAATCCGGATATCGCGACGATGGAAGCCGATCCGACACAAGCGTATGACCAAGCGGATGCGACTGGATTTATCCGTCTGAATGCATTGCGTCTCAAAGTAGGCTCCGGCGTGGAGCAAAGCGCGAAGCGCTAA
- the argH gene encoding argininosuccinate lyase has product MSKLWGGRFTKQTDQLVEEYTASIMFDKELAEEDIQGSLAHVTMLGKCGILPEEDVEKIREGLLKVQGMIRRGEIEFSVSDEDIHMNIEKTLIEEIGPVGGKLHTGRSRNDQVATDMHLYLRKRVVEFVGLLGKLQEALLTQAKANLNTIVPGYTHLQRAQPILFAHHLMAYVSMFERDIERLQDSYKRINVLPLGAGALAGTTFAIDRHFVAQQLNFDRVYENSLDAVSDRDFILEFLSNASMIMMHLSRFCEELVLWSSTEFHFVELDDAFCTGSSIMPQKKNPDVAELVRGKTGRVYGNLFGLLTVLKSLPLAYNKDMQEDKEGMFDTVRTLQGALQLFAPMVETMKVNKDRMRQAVNQDFSNATDIADFLVNKGLPFRQAHEVIGKTVLYCIQNNKYLLDLTLDEFKQFSALFDDRIYEVLQPQQVVNARNVYGGTATVQVEAAITRAEQALEQTVAWVDEYSTKCK; this is encoded by the coding sequence ATGAGTAAACTATGGGGCGGCCGCTTCACGAAGCAGACCGATCAATTGGTAGAAGAATATACAGCCTCCATCATGTTCGACAAAGAACTGGCGGAGGAAGACATCCAAGGCAGCCTTGCACATGTCACGATGCTAGGTAAATGCGGCATCCTTCCGGAAGAGGACGTCGAGAAAATCCGTGAAGGCTTGCTGAAAGTACAAGGGATGATTCGCCGCGGCGAGATCGAATTCTCCGTCTCGGACGAAGATATCCATATGAATATCGAGAAGACGCTGATCGAAGAGATCGGTCCTGTCGGCGGTAAGCTGCACACGGGACGCAGCCGCAATGACCAAGTTGCGACGGACATGCACTTGTACCTGCGGAAGCGGGTTGTTGAGTTCGTAGGCTTACTAGGCAAATTGCAAGAAGCGTTATTGACGCAGGCCAAGGCAAATCTAAATACGATTGTGCCTGGCTATACACATCTGCAGCGGGCGCAGCCGATTCTGTTCGCGCATCATTTGATGGCGTATGTCTCCATGTTCGAACGCGATATTGAGCGTCTGCAAGACAGCTACAAGCGCATCAATGTACTGCCGCTCGGCGCAGGTGCGTTGGCAGGGACGACATTTGCAATCGATCGCCATTTCGTCGCGCAGCAGTTGAACTTCGACCGCGTCTACGAGAACAGCCTCGATGCGGTAAGCGACCGCGACTTCATCCTTGAGTTCTTAAGTAACGCATCGATGATCATGATGCATTTGTCGCGCTTCTGCGAAGAGCTCGTGCTCTGGTCGAGTACCGAGTTCCACTTCGTTGAACTCGATGATGCCTTCTGCACAGGCAGCAGCATTATGCCGCAGAAGAAGAACCCGGACGTGGCTGAACTGGTACGTGGTAAAACGGGACGTGTCTATGGCAACCTGTTCGGCTTGCTAACCGTCCTTAAATCATTGCCACTAGCTTATAACAAAGATATGCAAGAAGATAAAGAGGGGATGTTCGACACGGTTCGGACGCTGCAAGGCGCGCTGCAATTGTTCGCCCCAATGGTAGAGACGATGAAGGTCAACAAAGACCGGATGCGTCAAGCCGTGAACCAAGACTTCTCGAATGCGACGGATATCGCGGACTTCCTCGTGAACAAGGGTCTCCCATTCCGTCAAGCGCATGAAGTGATCGGGAAGACCGTATTGTACTGCATCCAGAACAACAAATACCTACTTGACCTAACACTCGATGAATTCAAGCAATTCTCAGCGTTGTTCGATGATCGCATCTACGAGGTATTGCAGCCGCAGCAAGTGGTGAATGCGCGTAACGTCTATGGCGGTACGGCAACAGTGCAAGTGGAAGCTGCAATTACGCGGGCTGAACAAGCTTTAGAGCAGACGGTTGCTTGGGTCGACGAGTATTCGACAAAATGCAAATAG